Proteins encoded in a region of the Methanofollis tationis genome:
- the mcrC gene encoding methyl-coenzyme M reductase I operon protein C, giving the protein MPIGRVTQVVDCRESMGMGKGGGLAQRGTISECRHPDVIVVGMSPGRRHVTKPVCDITSALRREGVEFSVSTLVLNAGSGVPPDSPKIAGSVLGAYFGLTEKEIEQIEEHKVAILHHGNVRSHVVQKVRFMLEHVDVKAVVVSQAPIDYEDLAKEGVKTAFVMPSPDKVRTRGRVEAIVSGVTRGQTPTREKMAEVIAAVTRLMKEEKY; this is encoded by the coding sequence ATGCCAATCGGAAGGGTAACCCAGGTAGTGGACTGCAGGGAGAGCATGGGAATGGGCAAGGGCGGAGGACTCGCCCAGCGAGGCACCATTTCCGAATGCCGTCACCCTGATGTGATCGTCGTCGGCATGTCGCCGGGACGCCGGCACGTAACAAAGCCGGTCTGCGACATCACATCCGCTCTCAGACGGGAGGGGGTGGAGTTCTCCGTGAGCACGCTCGTGCTCAATGCGGGGAGCGGCGTTCCACCCGACTCTCCAAAGATTGCCGGATCAGTCCTTGGCGCCTACTTCGGGCTTACCGAGAAAGAGATTGAGCAGATCGAAGAGCATAAGGTCGCAATCCTCCACCACGGCAACGTCAGGTCGCATGTGGTGCAGAAGGTCAGGTTCATGCTGGAGCACGTCGACGTGAAGGCCGTCGTCGTCTCCCAGGCACCGATCGACTACGAGGATCTCGCAAAGGAAGGCGTGAAAACAGCCTTCGTCATGCCTTCCCCTGATAAGGTGAGGACCAGAGGGCGCGTGGAGGCAATCGTCTCCGGGGTCACCAGAGGTCAGACACCTACACGGGAGAAGATGGCCGAAGTCATTGCAGCCGTTACCAGACTAATGAAAGAAGAAAAGTATTGA
- a CDS encoding formylmethanofuran dehydrogenase subunit A, which produces MAEYLIKNGFVFDPVLGIKGDRTDIAVKDGKIVESTALSNPQVIDAAGKTVMAAGVDIHAHVAGPKVNAGRNFRPEDKLFTYKAGKGAMRMAGGFSIPTTFKTGYEYARMGYGTVMEAAMPPLYARHVHEEMRDTPIIDEGAYPVFGNNWFVLEYLKNNELENTAAYISWLLQTTRGYAVKIVNPGGTEAWGWGLNCNSIHDPVPYFDITPAQIMKGLMEANEYLKLPHSIHIHTNNLGNPGNYETTLDTFKLFEGEKPKDSFGRSQVMHHTHVQFHSYGGDNWGNFESKADVMMDYVNAHDNLTIDIGQVTLDETTTMTADGPFEHHLTELNHLKWANRDVELETAAGIVPYIYSPDIKVCGIQWAIGLELALMAKDLMRVFITTDHPNAGPFTRYPRVMKWLMSQKAREAQIDAMKYGDKVRDATFIAGLDRELDLYEIAQMTRAGTAKALGLGHMYGSLKVGMEGDVAVYDYNPETADDPELIEKAFGNAAYLFKAGEMVVRDGDILSNGRKRTLWVDVKVNDNPQVRRDITEKFLKYYTVSEANYEVHEEGYLRNPFRIEVDATQ; this is translated from the coding sequence ATGGCAGAATACCTGATCAAGAACGGATTCGTCTTCGACCCCGTGCTCGGGATCAAAGGCGACAGGACCGACATTGCCGTCAAGGACGGCAAGATCGTCGAGTCGACCGCCCTTTCAAACCCGCAGGTCATCGACGCCGCGGGCAAGACGGTCATGGCGGCCGGTGTGGACATCCACGCCCACGTCGCCGGCCCGAAGGTCAACGCCGGCCGGAACTTCCGTCCTGAAGACAAGCTCTTCACCTACAAGGCCGGAAAGGGCGCAATGAGGATGGCGGGCGGTTTCTCGATCCCGACCACCTTCAAGACTGGCTACGAGTACGCCCGCATGGGCTACGGCACCGTCATGGAAGCGGCAATGCCGCCCCTGTACGCCCGCCACGTCCATGAAGAGATGCGCGACACCCCGATCATCGACGAGGGTGCATATCCGGTCTTCGGGAACAACTGGTTCGTCCTCGAGTACCTGAAGAACAACGAACTGGAGAACACGGCGGCGTACATCTCGTGGCTGCTGCAGACCACCAGGGGCTATGCGGTCAAGATCGTCAACCCCGGAGGGACCGAAGCATGGGGCTGGGGCCTGAACTGCAACTCGATCCACGACCCGGTCCCGTACTTCGACATCACCCCGGCCCAGATCATGAAGGGCCTGATGGAGGCGAACGAGTACCTCAAGCTCCCGCACTCGATCCACATCCACACCAACAACCTGGGCAACCCGGGCAACTACGAGACCACGCTCGACACCTTCAAGCTCTTTGAGGGCGAGAAGCCGAAGGACTCGTTCGGGCGCAGCCAGGTGATGCACCACACCCACGTCCAGTTCCACTCCTATGGAGGCGACAACTGGGGCAACTTCGAGTCGAAGGCCGACGTCATGATGGACTACGTCAACGCCCACGACAACCTGACCATCGATATCGGGCAGGTCACCCTGGACGAGACGACGACGATGACCGCAGACGGGCCGTTCGAGCACCACCTCACCGAGCTGAACCACCTGAAGTGGGCAAACCGCGATGTGGAGCTCGAGACTGCTGCAGGGATCGTCCCGTACATCTACTCGCCCGACATCAAGGTCTGCGGCATCCAGTGGGCCATCGGTCTTGAACTCGCCCTGATGGCGAAGGACCTGATGCGGGTCTTCATCACCACCGACCACCCGAACGCCGGGCCCTTCACCAGGTACCCGCGGGTCATGAAGTGGCTGATGAGCCAGAAGGCGCGTGAGGCCCAGATTGACGCCATGAAGTACGGCGACAAGGTCAGGGACGCCACGTTCATCGCCGGACTCGACCGCGAACTGGATCTCTACGAGATCGCCCAGATGACCCGGGCCGGCACGGCAAAGGCACTCGGCCTCGGTCACATGTACGGCAGCCTCAAGGTCGGCATGGAAGGAGATGTTGCAGTCTATGACTACAACCCCGAGACCGCCGACGACCCCGAGCTGATCGAGAAGGCCTTCGGGAACGCCGCATACCTCTTCAAGGCCGGCGAGATGGTCGTCAGAGACGGCGACATCCTCAGCAACGGCAGGAAGCGGACACTGTGGGTGGACGTAAAGGTCAACGACAACCCGCAGGTCAGGCGCGATATCACCGAGAAGTTCCTCAAGTACTACACAGTCAGCGAGGCAAACTACGAGGTGCATGAAGAAGGCTACCTCAGAAACCCGTTCCGCATCGAGGTGGACGCGACCCAGTGA
- the mcrB gene encoding coenzyme-B sulfoethylthiotransferase subunit beta — MAKYSDTIDLYDDEGKLLKSGVALEKVSPVVNPAIKKMMDLTKRTVAVNLAGIENGVKTGAVGGKANIIPGRTLDLSVVKDSDAIIARIKEMVSVAEGDDTVIKNFGGKLLLVEVPKARIEAAATYDAAITSVAAATTYALIDQYNVGPFDAGIIKSAVWGTYPQTMDMAGANVQSILSIPQNNEGLGFALRNIPANHTVMITGRNAMQGAALASTFEQAGQWEMGNSIGPFERAQLLGYAYQGLNANNMVYDLVKANGATGTVGTVVQSLVERAIEDKVIMPGKKGGYFQFYDTKDPMLWNAYAAAGTLAATMVNCGAGRFAQAVSSTLLYFNDLLEHETGLPGCDYGRVMGTAVGFSFFSHSIYGGGGPGIFNGNHVVTRHSAGFAIPCVVAACALDAGTQMFSAESTSKIYGETYGKIEEFAKPLQHIAKAV; from the coding sequence ATGGCAAAATATTCAGACACGATCGACCTCTACGACGATGAGGGCAAGCTCCTCAAGAGCGGTGTCGCTCTCGAAAAGGTCAGCCCGGTTGTGAACCCTGCGATCAAGAAGATGATGGACCTCACCAAGAGGACCGTCGCGGTCAACCTCGCAGGCATTGAGAACGGTGTGAAGACCGGTGCGGTCGGCGGCAAGGCAAACATCATCCCCGGGCGCACCCTCGACCTCAGCGTCGTCAAGGACAGCGACGCGATCATCGCCAGGATCAAGGAGATGGTCTCGGTCGCCGAGGGCGACGACACTGTCATCAAGAACTTCGGCGGCAAGCTGCTCCTTGTCGAGGTCCCGAAGGCGCGTATCGAGGCGGCAGCCACCTACGACGCTGCGATCACCTCGGTCGCCGCGGCCACCACCTACGCCCTCATCGACCAGTACAATGTCGGGCCCTTTGACGCCGGCATCATCAAGTCGGCGGTATGGGGTACCTACCCGCAGACCATGGACATGGCCGGTGCGAACGTCCAGTCCATTCTGTCGATCCCGCAGAACAACGAAGGCCTCGGCTTTGCCCTGAGGAACATCCCGGCGAACCACACCGTGATGATCACGGGCAGGAACGCCATGCAGGGCGCTGCGCTCGCTTCGACCTTCGAGCAGGCCGGCCAGTGGGAGATGGGCAACTCCATCGGACCCTTCGAGCGTGCACAGCTCCTCGGCTATGCCTACCAGGGCCTGAACGCCAACAACATGGTCTACGACCTTGTCAAGGCGAACGGCGCAACCGGCACCGTCGGTACTGTCGTCCAGTCCCTGGTCGAGCGTGCGATCGAGGACAAGGTCATCATGCCCGGCAAGAAGGGCGGATACTTCCAGTTCTACGACACCAAGGACCCGATGCTCTGGAACGCCTACGCTGCCGCGGGCACCCTCGCCGCCACCATGGTGAACTGTGGTGCGGGCCGGTTCGCCCAGGCCGTCTCCTCGACCCTGCTGTACTTCAACGACCTGCTCGAGCACGAGACCGGGCTGCCCGGCTGTGACTACGGCCGTGTCATGGGTACTGCTGTCGGGTTCTCGTTCTTCAGCCACTCGATCTACGGTGGCGGCGGTCCGGGTATCTTCAACGGCAACCACGTCGTGACCAGGCACTCCGCCGGTTTCGCGATTCCCTGCGTGGTCGCCGCCTGTGCCCTCGATGCCGGCACCCAGATGTTCTCTGCCGAGAGCACTTCCAAGATCTACGGCGAGACCTACGGCAAGATCGAAGAGTTCGCAAAGCCCCTGCAGCACATTGCAAAGGCAGTATAA
- the mcrD gene encoding methyl-coenzyme M reductase operon protein D, whose product MTEAVYPQCRIVPARFLNPETVEALLSRILEVGGIRKLILNGPRLPTTVPYGPARGLPNPHQMRRVIRAGDQDVELQVQVGTILIELEDRSFIEPIRKACDEVFTNFPYGLSEGKFMKTQATVSDYAKYGPDADEVMLGTTDPKSRKGPLIIQGTK is encoded by the coding sequence ATGACAGAAGCCGTATATCCCCAGTGTAGGATAGTGCCTGCGCGTTTCCTCAACCCGGAGACAGTTGAGGCACTCCTCAGCCGGATACTCGAGGTCGGAGGGATCAGGAAACTGATCCTGAACGGACCTCGCCTCCCCACCACCGTCCCATACGGTCCGGCCCGCGGTCTGCCCAACCCGCACCAGATGCGGAGGGTGATCCGTGCCGGGGACCAGGACGTCGAGCTTCAGGTGCAGGTCGGGACGATCCTGATCGAACTTGAAGACCGGTCCTTTATCGAACCCATCAGGAAAGCATGCGATGAGGTCTTTACGAACTTCCCGTACGGATTATCTGAGGGGAAGTTTATGAAGACCCAGGCGACCGTATCAGATTATGCAAAGTACGGGCCCGATGCCGACGAGGTCATGCTCGGCACCACCGATCCGAAGAGCCGCAAAGGGCCCCTGATCATCCAGGGAACAAAATAA
- a CDS encoding formylmethanofuran dehydrogenase subunit B gives MAKIVTDVVCPFCGTLCDDLEVKVTDDDKQILEVYNACVIGTEKFLHSQAKDRLKVPMKQDEEGNWSEVSINEAVEYTAQMLAKAKKPLMYGWSSTNCEAQSIGGEIAELCGAVVDNTATVCHGTTLIAVQDVGVPSCTLGEVKNRADRIIFWGCNPAHAHPRHMSRYSIFPRGFFTGKGHKARKMIVVDPRTTDTAKMADIHMQLEQGRDYELLSALRVALRGAPLPEKVAGIPRETIIDAAETLKSGRFVVIFFGMGVTQSLSKNHNIDIAIMLTKDLNEHTKAAIMPMRGHYNVTGSGEVLGWQFGYPFSVDLSRGFARYNPGDSSSNDLLRRDEVDAVFVLGSDPGAHFPISSVKKIANLPSVCVDPHYTPTTAVCKLHMPVAFVGVEVGGCTYRMDAVPIHARKVVDAPEGMLTDEEFLKMVLKRIKEIKGVA, from the coding sequence ATGGCAAAAATCGTAACTGATGTGGTGTGTCCGTTCTGCGGAACGCTCTGCGACGACCTTGAAGTCAAGGTCACCGACGACGACAAGCAGATCCTTGAGGTCTACAATGCCTGCGTCATCGGAACGGAGAAGTTCCTGCACTCACAGGCAAAAGACCGCCTGAAGGTCCCCATGAAACAGGACGAAGAGGGCAACTGGAGCGAGGTCTCTATCAACGAGGCTGTCGAGTACACCGCTCAGATGCTCGCCAAAGCCAAAAAACCGCTGATGTACGGCTGGAGTTCCACAAACTGCGAGGCGCAGAGCATCGGCGGCGAGATTGCCGAACTCTGCGGCGCAGTCGTCGACAACACCGCAACCGTCTGCCACGGCACCACGCTGATCGCCGTGCAGGACGTCGGTGTGCCGAGCTGCACTCTTGGTGAGGTGAAGAACCGTGCCGACCGGATCATCTTCTGGGGATGCAACCCTGCCCACGCGCACCCGCGCCACATGAGCAGGTACTCGATCTTCCCCCGCGGCTTCTTCACCGGGAAGGGCCACAAGGCACGGAAGATGATCGTCGTCGACCCGCGGACCACCGACACCGCAAAGATGGCCGACATCCACATGCAGCTCGAGCAGGGCCGCGACTACGAACTCCTCAGCGCTCTGCGTGTCGCCCTCCGCGGCGCACCGCTCCCGGAGAAGGTCGCTGGCATCCCGAGAGAGACGATCATCGATGCTGCCGAGACGCTCAAGAGCGGTCGGTTTGTCGTGATCTTCTTCGGTATGGGCGTCACGCAGTCGCTCTCGAAGAACCACAACATCGACATCGCCATCATGCTCACCAAGGACCTCAACGAGCACACGAAAGCGGCCATCATGCCGATGCGGGGCCACTACAACGTCACTGGCTCCGGCGAGGTGCTGGGCTGGCAGTTCGGCTACCCGTTCTCGGTCGACCTCTCGCGCGGCTTTGCCCGTTACAACCCGGGCGACTCGTCTTCGAACGATCTTCTCCGCCGCGACGAAGTGGACGCCGTCTTTGTCCTTGGTTCTGACCCGGGGGCGCACTTCCCGATCTCGTCGGTGAAGAAGATCGCGAACCTCCCGTCAGTCTGCGTCGACCCGCACTACACCCCGACCACGGCAGTCTGCAAACTGCACATGCCGGTCGCATTCGTGGGCGTCGAGGTGGGAGGCTGCACCTATCGGATGGACGCCGTCCCGATCCACGCCCGCAAGGTCGTCGATGCTCCCGAAGGCATGCTCACCGACGAAGAGTTCCTGAAAATGGTGCTCAAGCGCATCAAAGAGATCAAAGGGGTAGCATAA
- a CDS encoding molybdopterin dinucleotide binding domain-containing protein codes for MPEIELNLISGRTIQQGVSMEGGKEKPAYTRACGIIEMDDADFKRLGAWRNTNVRVTSEYGSVVVKAVQATQGPHPGLAFIPMGPWANQVISPNTYSTGMPTFKGVPVKVDVANGETVLEGLDLVRKACRGEI; via the coding sequence GTGCCAGAAATTGAATTGAATCTGATATCAGGCCGGACAATCCAGCAGGGTGTGTCCATGGAAGGCGGGAAGGAAAAGCCCGCCTACACCAGGGCCTGCGGCATCATCGAGATGGATGATGCCGACTTCAAGCGCCTGGGTGCATGGCGAAACACCAACGTCCGTGTAACCAGCGAATACGGCAGCGTCGTTGTCAAGGCCGTGCAGGCAACCCAGGGCCCCCACCCGGGCCTCGCCTTCATCCCCATGGGCCCGTGGGCAAACCAGGTCATCAGCCCGAACACCTACTCCACCGGGATGCCCACCTTCAAGGGCGTGCCGGTGAAGGTCGATGTCGCAAACGGCGAGACCGTTCTCGAAGGGCTCGACCTTGTCAGGAAAGCATGCAGGGGTGAGATCTAA
- a CDS encoding hydrogenase iron-sulfur subunit, which translates to MAEGEWQPKILAIICNWCSYAGADLAGSARIQYPPDVRAIRVMCTGRVDPLFIMKAFADGADGVLVSGCHFGDCHYIAGNYKCAKRMFLMKSVLKDLGIEDNRLRMTFVSASEGAKWAKVIEDVVKTVKDLGPSPLNQLQQ; encoded by the coding sequence ATGGCAGAAGGAGAATGGCAACCTAAGATTCTGGCGATCATCTGCAACTGGTGTTCCTACGCCGGCGCCGACCTTGCGGGCTCGGCCCGTATCCAGTACCCGCCTGACGTCCGTGCGATCCGTGTGATGTGCACCGGGCGTGTCGACCCGCTCTTCATCATGAAGGCCTTCGCCGACGGCGCCGACGGCGTCCTCGTCTCCGGCTGCCACTTCGGCGACTGCCACTACATTGCGGGCAACTACAAGTGCGCCAAGCGGATGTTCCTCATGAAGAGCGTCCTCAAGGACCTCGGTATCGAAGACAACCGCCTCAGGATGACCTTTGTATCGGCATCCGAGGGCGCAAAGTGGGCAAAGGTTATCGAAGACGTCGTCAAGACCGTCAAGGACCTCGGCCCGAGCCCCTTAAACCAGCTGCAACAGTAA
- a CDS encoding formylmethanofuran dehydrogenase subunit C → METVTLTIKKQPDLRLEAEKITPDAFAGKSAAEIADLPVFEGRETAKLGTYFDVAGKGGATAAETKIVIKGDASRVKYIGMKMTAGEVLIEGSADMYAGAWMEGGKLVVKGDVDAFAGTGMKGGIFEIGGNAGNYLGAAYRGDWRGMQGGTIRVKGNAGSDIGYFMNGGTIIVEGDADVHVATHAEGGTIIIKGNGKSKIGGQMVKGDIYVFGTIDVMMPGFVYRKDVDLEVDGTRATFALYEGDMGERHGKRKGEVIYGKIYQKY, encoded by the coding sequence ATGGAGACAGTTACACTGACCATTAAAAAACAGCCCGATCTCCGTCTTGAGGCTGAAAAGATCACCCCTGACGCCTTCGCAGGCAAGAGCGCTGCCGAGATCGCCGATCTCCCGGTCTTTGAGGGCAGGGAGACCGCCAAACTCGGAACCTACTTCGATGTTGCGGGCAAAGGCGGCGCGACCGCTGCTGAGACAAAGATCGTCATCAAGGGCGACGCCTCCCGCGTGAAGTACATCGGAATGAAGATGACCGCCGGCGAGGTCCTGATCGAGGGCTCGGCCGACATGTACGCCGGGGCCTGGATGGAAGGCGGCAAACTCGTCGTCAAGGGCGACGTCGACGCCTTCGCAGGCACCGGCATGAAGGGCGGGATCTTCGAGATCGGCGGCAACGCCGGCAACTACCTCGGCGCCGCATACCGCGGCGACTGGAGGGGGATGCAGGGCGGCACCATCCGCGTGAAGGGCAACGCCGGTTCTGATATCGGCTACTTCATGAACGGCGGGACCATCATCGTCGAAGGCGACGCCGATGTTCATGTCGCCACGCACGCCGAGGGCGGCACCATCATCATCAAGGGCAACGGCAAGTCCAAGATCGGCGGCCAGATGGTCAAGGGAGACATCTATGTCTTCGGCACCATCGACGTCATGATGCCGGGCTTTGTCTACCGCAAAGACGTCGACCTCGAGGTCGACGGCACCAGGGCCACCTTCGCTCTCTATGAGGGCGACATGGGGGAGCGCCACGGCAAGCGGAAAGGCGAGGTCATCTACGGCAAAATTTATCAAAAATACTAA
- the mcrG gene encoding coenzyme-B sulfoethylthiotransferase subunit gamma — MAYKPQFGPGTSVVAENRRKQMNPGYKLEKIRDVTDEDVVLILGHRAPGAAYPTAHPPLAEQQEPNCPIRKIVTPTEGAKAGDRVRYIQFADSMFNAPSQPYQRTYMECYRFRGIDPGTLSGRQIVECRERDLEGYSKELINTEVFDPALVSCRGATVHGHSLRLAEDGMMFDMLQRCVLGADGVVKYVKNQIGEPLDRAVNVGKPMDTNWLKAHTTIFHSLAGTAYRDDAEYVEYIQRIHSLRTKYGFMPKED; from the coding sequence ATGGCATATAAACCACAGTTCGGACCGGGAACCTCTGTTGTCGCCGAAAACAGGCGCAAGCAGATGAACCCGGGCTACAAGCTTGAGAAGATCCGCGACGTGACCGATGAAGACGTCGTCCTGATCCTTGGCCACCGCGCCCCGGGTGCGGCCTACCCGACCGCCCACCCGCCCCTTGCCGAGCAGCAGGAGCCAAACTGCCCGATCAGAAAGATCGTCACCCCGACCGAGGGTGCAAAGGCCGGCGACCGCGTCCGCTACATCCAGTTCGCTGACTCGATGTTCAACGCCCCGTCCCAGCCGTACCAGCGCACCTACATGGAGTGCTACCGCTTCCGCGGCATCGACCCCGGCACCCTCTCTGGCCGTCAGATCGTCGAGTGCCGCGAGCGCGACCTTGAAGGATACTCCAAGGAACTGATCAACACCGAGGTCTTCGACCCGGCTCTCGTATCCTGCCGTGGTGCGACCGTGCACGGTCACTCCCTCCGTCTCGCAGAGGACGGCATGATGTTCGACATGCTCCAGCGCTGTGTGCTCGGCGCTGACGGCGTGGTCAAGTACGTCAAGAACCAGATCGGCGAGCCCCTCGACCGTGCGGTCAACGTCGGCAAGCCGATGGACACCAACTGGCTCAAGGCGCACACGACCATCTTCCACTCGCTCGCCGGAACGGCGTACCGCGATGACGCCGAGTACGTCGAGTACATCCAGCGGATCCACTCGCTGAGAACGAAATACGGCTTCATGCCGAAGGAGGACTGA
- the mcrA gene encoding coenzyme-B sulfoethylthiotransferase subunit alpha — MAKIERTQKLFLKALKEKFQGQDVQSEKAEFYKFGGLKQSPRKQEFLKESRAVEMQRGISMYDPERCHLGGIPMGQRQLMTYEVSGTGVFVEGDDLHFVNNAAMQQFWDDIRRTIIVGMDLAHATLQKRLGKEVTPETINEYLHILNHAMPGAAVVQEHMVETHPALTDDCYVKVFTGDDELADDIEPQFLLNIEKLFPAKSAEALKAAVGKSMFQAVHIPTIVSRTCDGGTTSRWSAMQLGMSYIAAYRMCAGEAAVADLSYAAKHAGVIQMADILPARRARGPNEPGGIKFGHFADMIQADRKYPNDPARASLEVVGAGTMLFDQIWLGSYMSGGVGFTQYATAAYTDNILDEFTYYGMDYIKDKYKVDWKHPSAADKVKPTQEIVNDIAGEVTLNAMEQYEQFPTMMEDHFGGSQRAGVIAAASGLSTAIATGNSNAGLNGWYLSMLMHKEGWSRLGFFGYDLQDQCGSTNSLSVRPDEGAIGEFRGPNYPNYAMNVGHQGEYAAIVGSAHYTRADAWSMNPLIKITFADPALKFDFAEPRREFAKGAIREYMPAGERSLIIPAK; from the coding sequence ATGGCAAAGATTGAGAGAACCCAGAAGCTCTTCCTGAAAGCGCTCAAGGAGAAGTTCCAGGGACAGGACGTCCAGTCCGAGAAGGCAGAGTTCTACAAGTTCGGCGGCCTCAAGCAGTCCCCGAGAAAACAGGAATTCCTCAAGGAGTCCCGCGCCGTCGAGATGCAGCGTGGCATCTCCATGTATGACCCCGAGCGCTGCCACCTTGGCGGCATCCCGATGGGCCAGCGCCAGCTGATGACCTACGAGGTCTCCGGCACCGGCGTCTTCGTGGAGGGCGACGACCTGCACTTCGTCAACAACGCTGCGATGCAGCAGTTCTGGGACGACATCCGCCGGACGATCATCGTCGGCATGGACCTCGCTCACGCCACCCTGCAGAAGCGTCTGGGCAAGGAAGTCACCCCCGAGACGATCAACGAGTACCTGCACATCCTCAACCACGCCATGCCCGGCGCAGCCGTGGTTCAGGAGCACATGGTCGAGACCCACCCGGCGCTCACCGATGACTGCTATGTGAAGGTCTTCACCGGCGACGACGAACTCGCCGACGACATCGAGCCCCAGTTCCTCCTCAACATCGAGAAGCTCTTCCCGGCGAAGTCCGCGGAGGCCCTCAAGGCGGCTGTCGGCAAGTCGATGTTCCAGGCCGTTCACATCCCGACGATTGTCTCCCGCACCTGCGACGGCGGTACCACCTCCCGGTGGTCTGCGATGCAGCTCGGCATGTCCTACATCGCCGCGTACCGCATGTGCGCCGGTGAAGCGGCCGTCGCCGACCTCTCCTACGCTGCAAAGCACGCCGGCGTCATTCAGATGGCCGACATCCTGCCGGCCCGCCGTGCACGCGGTCCGAACGAGCCCGGTGGCATCAAGTTCGGCCACTTCGCCGACATGATCCAGGCCGACCGCAAGTACCCCAACGACCCCGCAAGGGCGTCCCTTGAGGTCGTCGGTGCAGGCACGATGCTCTTCGACCAGATCTGGCTCGGATCGTACATGTCCGGCGGTGTCGGCTTCACCCAGTATGCGACCGCCGCGTACACCGACAACATCCTCGACGAGTTCACCTACTACGGCATGGACTACATCAAGGACAAGTACAAAGTCGACTGGAAGCACCCGTCCGCAGCGGACAAGGTCAAGCCGACCCAGGAGATCGTCAACGACATCGCCGGCGAGGTCACCCTCAACGCGATGGAGCAGTACGAGCAGTTCCCGACCATGATGGAGGACCACTTCGGCGGGTCCCAGCGTGCCGGTGTCATCGCCGCCGCTTCCGGCCTGTCCACCGCCATCGCCACCGGCAACTCGAACGCCGGTCTCAACGGCTGGTACCTCTCGATGCTCATGCACAAGGAAGGCTGGAGCCGCCTCGGCTTCTTCGGCTACGACCTGCAGGACCAGTGCGGTTCGACCAACTCGCTCTCCGTCCGCCCGGACGAGGGTGCGATCGGCGAGTTCCGCGGTCCGAACTACCCGAACTACGCGATGAACGTCGGTCACCAGGGCGAGTACGCCGCTATCGTCGGCAGTGCGCACTACACGCGCGCCGACGCATGGTCGATGAACCCGCTGATCAAGATCACCTTCGCGGACCCGGCGCTGAAGTTCGACTTCGCCGAACCCAGGCGCGAGTTCGCAAAGGGTGCGATCAGAGAGTACATGCCGGCCGGCGAGCGCTCCCTGATCATCCCGGCAAAGTAA
- the mtrE gene encoding tetrahydromethanopterin S-methyltransferase subunit E — MESILLGVGVTALAGALATVAGAAEDTESNIGSQGDPNSQVQLAPQMGYIHRIYNKAVSGEPPAYGLWVTIGAGVAWAFMATGMNPVLAIVIASSLAIFVQGVYAATAYLGRTSSLAKFEQPVYIDLLKSVTSVTMAHAFVAVFTTVSMCYLMNAALGHPFPLPLLGIVWGIALGAAGSATGNPFYGKERQYQSQMFGAGVPISASGNIVRYAEAGQRSSLDNGWFTAKLGGPASGVCFGLIVFLELWRTVLFEEAVGGWGAIIVGVIIILIFMIIDRYIETWARKNYGPYTNAEEASA; from the coding sequence ATGGAAAGCATATTATTAGGCGTAGGAGTAACAGCATTGGCAGGTGCTCTTGCTACCGTTGCCGGCGCTGCCGAGGACACTGAGTCCAACATCGGATCACAGGGTGACCCGAACTCTCAGGTCCAGTTGGCTCCGCAGATGGGCTATATTCACCGGATTTACAACAAGGCTGTATCCGGTGAACCGCCCGCATATGGTCTGTGGGTCACTATCGGCGCAGGCGTGGCCTGGGCATTTATGGCAACCGGCATGAACCCGGTGCTTGCTATTGTTATTGCGTCCTCACTTGCAATCTTCGTGCAGGGCGTGTATGCGGCGACTGCCTACCTTGGCAGGACGTCGAGTCTGGCAAAGTTTGAACAACCGGTATACATCGACCTACTCAAGTCGGTGACCTCCGTCACGATGGCGCATGCCTTTGTTGCGGTATTCACGACCGTGTCGATGTGTTACCTCATGAACGCGGCTCTCGGTCACCCGTTCCCGCTGCCTCTTCTCGGTATCGTCTGGGGCATCGCTCTCGGTGCCGCAGGCTCTGCAACCGGCAACCCCTTCTATGGAAAGGAACGGCAGTACCAGTCCCAGATGTTCGGCGCAGGCGTTCCGATCTCCGCATCCGGCAACATCGTCCGGTATGCCGAGGCCGGTCAGCGCAGCTCCCTTGACAACGGCTGGTTCACCGCAAAGCTCGGCGGCCCGGCATCGGGTGTCTGCTTCGGGCTGATCGTATTCCTCGAGCTCTGGAGGACCGTCCTCTTCGAGGAGGCCGTCGGCGGTTGGGGCGCCATTATCGTCGGTGTCATCATCATCCTGATCTTCATGATCATCGACCGCTACATCGAGACCTGGGCCCGCAAGAACTACGGTCCGTACACGAATGCTGAGGAGGCATCGGCATGA